AACGCGGCCGGACTATACCGGCGAAGGCGGCAGGTGCAACGGCTGCGGCCCGCCGAAACCGAAGGCTTCCGGCGGCGTTTTGTCCGCAAATCGGCAGAGATCGGCGATCAGGCACTCCGGGCAGCGCGGCTTCCGCGCCACGCAGGTGTAGCGGCCGTGCAGGATCAGCCAGTGGTGCGCGTGGCTGAGGTACGTCTTGGGGATGCGCTGCTCGAGCCCGTCCTCGACCGCGCGGACGTCGTCGCCCTTCGCCATGCCGGTGCGGTTGGCGACGCGGAAGATGTGCGTATCGACCGCGATGGTCGGCTCCCCGAACGCGACGTTCAGCACGACGTTGGCGGTCTTGCGCCCCACACCCGGCAGCGCCTCCAGCGCCTCGCGCGTGCGCGGCACGACGCCGCCGTGCTCGGCGACGAGAATCTGCGCCAGCCGCGCGACGTTCTTCGCCTTGGTGCGGTAGAGCCCGATCGTCTTGATCAGGTCGCGGATCTTCGCCTCGCCCAGCGCCGCCATCTTCGCCGGCGTATCGGCGCGCGCGAACAGCGCCGGCGTCGCCTTGTTGACGCCGGCGTCGGTCGCTTGCGCGGACAGGACGACGGCAACGAGCAGCGTGAACGGATCGCGGTAGTGGAGCTCGGTCCTAGGCGACGGCGAATGTTGCTTGAAGCGGCGGAACGCCGTCGCGATGTCGGCGACAGGCATGTCGCCGTTGTCGAAATATTTCGGCTGCGGCGCTTTCTTCAATCGGGCACGTCGGGCGTGGCGACGGCGGCGGACGCGCCGCCTTCCAGCGTCGTGATGAAATCGACGAACAGAGCTGCGGCAACGCCGATCGCCACCAGCACCATGCCGATCAGAAAGATGCGGATCGCAGCGCGATAGCGCGGCACCTCCAGGATGCGCGGATCGAGCAGCCGCGCCAGCGCCACCATCTCGAAGACGACGCCGACGGCGATGGCCGACAGCGGCGCGAGATCCTTGAGCCCCCACGGGATCGGGTTGGCGCCCCAGGCGGTGAGGAAGCCCAGCGAAAAGGCGGTGAACACGCCGACGGCGGTGATGCTGCCGTGGCGGAAGGAAGATTCGATCCGCTCGACGCCGCGACTATCCGTCTCCATTACGCCCGCCTCCCCGCCCATGATTCCGCCGCGCCTCCCTCTATAATCTTTGGGCATGACTTCCGCCAACGCTCCCGCCGAGCCGCCGATCTACGCCGCCACCTTGCGACCGCACCGGTCGCTTGGCCGGCGCGGGCTGTTCGCGCTGATGGCCGTGCTGTCGGCGATGTCGCTGACGGTCGGGCTGATCTTCTGGTCTATCGGCGCATGGCCGGTCCCCGGCTTCCTCGGCCTCGACGTGCTGCTGGTGTATGCGGCGTTCCGCCTGAGCTACCGCCAGGCGCGGGCGGCGGAGGAAATCCGCCTGTCGCGCTCGGCGCTGACGGTCAGGCGCATCGCGCCGGACGGGACGGCGGCCGAGACCGGCCTCAATCCATACTGGGCGCGCTTCGAGGTCGACCGCCATCCGGAGTTCGGCATCCTCGGAATGGCGATCGCCTGGCAGGGTCATCGCCTCGCGATCGGCCGCTTCCTCGGTGCCGGCGAGCGCGAGAAATTCGCCCGCGAATTTTCCGCCGCGCTTGCCAAGGCACGCGCCTGACGCGCAAGAAACGGGTGGTTGCCCGCGCCGTCCGCGTCTATCTCGGGCGCAGAACAAGGAGCAACCATCATGGAACTCGCGCCGATGTCCGCCGCTCGTCTCACGCACCCGAAGAACGTCTCCGCCGCGCTCCGCGACGAGCATCCCTCCGACTACGCCGTCGTCTCGCGCGCCATCGAATTCATCTCACGCGAATGGCGCGACCAGCCGTCGCTGGAAGCGATTGCGGCGCACGTCCGCAGGAAGCCGCTGACGCTGCAGAAGCTGTTCACGCGCTGGGCCGGCTTGTCGCCGAAAGGATTCCTGCAGGCGGTGACGCTCGATCATGCGCGCGGCCTCCTCGCCGATTCCGCCTCCGTGCTCGATGCGACGTATGAGCTCGGCCTCTCGGGGCCGGCGCGCCTGCACGATCTGTTCGTGACCCACGAGGCGATGACGCCCGGTGCCTACAAGGCGCGCGGCGAGGGCGTCACGATCCGCTATGGCTTCCATCCCTCGCCGTTCGGCACGGCGCTGGTCATGGTCACCGACTACGGCCTCGCCGGCCTCGCCTTCGCCGACGAGGGCGGCGAGAAGGCGGCGCTCGCCGACATGACGGCGCGCTGGCCGAAGGCGACCTACGTCGAGGACTCGGCCGCGACGGTCGCGTACGTGCGGCGCATCTTCGACCGCCAGCAGTGGAAATCGGAGCAGCCGCTGCGCGTCATCATGATCGGCACCGACTTCGAGGTGAGCGTCTGGGAGACGCTGCTCAAGCTGCCGCTCGGCCGCGCCACGACCTACGGCGACATTGCCGCGCATCTCGGCCGGCCGACGGCGGCCCGCGCAGTTGGCGCCGCGGTAGGCAAGAACCCGATCTCCTTCGTGGTGCCCTGCCACCGCGTCATCGGCAAGGATGGCGGGCTGCACGGGTATCACTGGGGCCTGACCCGCAAGCGCGCGATTCTCGGCTGGGAAGCTGGCGTTCTGAGCAGCTAGCTATCTTAATTAGCCATAGCGCTAACTAAGCTAGCGTCTCCTTGCTCGCCACCGTCGAGTCGGCGTTGAGCCGGTAGACCACCGGCACGCCGGTCGCGAGTTCCATCTTCACGATCTCGTCGGCGGTCAGCCCGTCGAGTGCCATGATCAGCGCGCGCAGCGAGTTGCCATGCGCGGCGATCAGCACCCGTTCGCCGCGCAGCACGTGCGGCTGGATGGCGTGGATGTAATACGGCCAGACCCGCGCGCCGGTGTCGCGGAGCGACTCGCCGCCGGGCGGCGCCACCGCGTAGGCGCGGCGCCAGATGTGCACCTGATCCTCGCCCCATTTCTTGCGCGCGTCATCCTTGTTGAGCCCGGTGAGGTCGCCGTAGTCGCGCTCGTTGAGCGCCACGTCGCGCGTCCCCGGCAGGTTCGCCTGGCCGAGCTCGCCGAGCATCAGGTCGAGCGAGCGCTGCGCCCGCTTCAGCACGGAGGTGAAGGTCAGGTCGAAGCCGAGACCCTTCGCCTTCAGCGTCCGCCCGGCGGTTTTCGCCTCCTCGACGCCGACGTCGGTAAGGTCGACGTCGCGCCAGCCGGTGAAAAGATTCTTGAGGTTCCATTCGCTCTGTCCATGGCGGACGAGCACGAGCAGGCGGTCCATCGTGTTTTCCGTTTCCGTCAGGGTTGGGTTCCGAGTTTCGTCAGTATGGCGCGCATCGTGGCGCGCGACGCCTCGTCGAATTCCGGCGATTGCAGCGGTCCCTGGTCGTCGGTCGACAGCGTGGTCATCTTGTCGGTGAGCGCGTCGCCGAGCACCGTCTCGTCGAAGCCGTTGCAACGCACGAAATGCGATTCAAAGCTTGGCCGGCCTTGCGCCCTGGTGGCGTAGGCGGTCGCGGCCGCTCTGGTTTCAAAGAATTGCGAGCCGACGGTGTCGGCGTCGATCACCGTCATCACGTCGAAATACGACGCGCCGATCTCGTCCTTGTCCGAGCTTGCCGTTGTCGTGCACACCTCGACGCGATCGGCGTCGATGGTGCAGTTGCCCTCGCCGTAGCGTTCGTAGCGCAGCGTCCCGTCGGTCAGGAACGCCAACTTGTCGATCTCGTAGCCGACGAACGTGCCGTCCGGCTTCTGGCGGAAGAAGCTGTAGGCGCAGGCGAGCTGCGCATCTTCCGGGCTGACGTCGGCGGCCCTGGCTCGAGAAGAAGCCGGAGTAGGGATAATCCTGCGCGTGCGCCGGCAGCGCCATGAGCAGCAGAGCGAGGAACGCGGCGCGGCCAATCATAGGCCGAGCACGTCGGTCATGGAGTAGAGGCCGGGCTTGCGCCCGCGGCCCCACAGCGCGGCGCGGATGGCGCCGCGGGCGAAGAGTGCGCGGTCGCCCGCCTTGTGGGTGATCTCGATCGTCTCGCCGTCGCCGGCGAAGATCACGCTGTGCTCGCCGACGACCGAGCCGCCGCGGAGCGACGCAAAGCCGATGTCGCCACTCCGCCGCGCGTCGGCGATGCCGTCGCGGCCGCGGACGGAATGTGCGTCGAGTTCGATGCCGCGCCCCTCCGCCGCCGCGCGCCCGAGCATCAGCGCCGTGCCCGACGGCGCATCGACCTTGTGGCGATGATGCATCTCGAGAATCTCGACGTCGAAGTCGGGCCCCAGCGCCTTCGCCGCCTGGCGCACGAGCCCGGCGACGAGATTGACGCCGACGCTCATGTTGCCCGACTTGATGATCGCCGCGTGCGGCGCCGCCGCCTTGATCTTCGCTTCCTCCGCCGGGCCGAGCCCGGTGGTGCCGATGACGTGAACGATGCGCGCCTGCGCCGCGAACTCGGCGTAGACGACGGTCGCGGCCGGCGTCGTGAAGTCGAGCACGCCCTCGGCCGCGGCGAACAGCGGCAGGGCGTCGGCGGTGATGGCGATGCCGTTCGGCCCGATGCCGGCAAGCTCGCCGCTGTCCTTGCCGATATCCGGCGCGCCGCTGCGCTCGATCGCGCCGGCGAGCGTCACGCCCGGCGTCTCGGCGAGCAACCGGACGAGCGTGCGCCCCATGCGCCCGGCGGCGCCGACGACGAGCAGTCGCATGTCGGCCATTTCGTCTCGCTCCCTTGGTCGGGCGGGTATAGCCGCGCTGTTTGGCGAGGGCAACGCGGCGCAAATCAGGTTGCGCCTTGCCGCAACCTCCAATTAGTCACCTCTCCCTCCAGGGAGAGGGGATGAGATGAGAGGGCGAGGGGAGCGAGAATGAAGACGACAGGCCCGCGCTCCAGGTCTGTCGAGGTCGCGCTTACGTGCCCTCGACCACGACAATATCCGCCGTGGCGTGGCCGGCCCGCAGCTTCATGTTCGCCTTGTATTCCGCCGAGTTGAAGCAGGCGAGCGCGGTTTCGAAGTCTGGAAACTCGATCAGCACGTTGCGCGCCCGCCCCGTGCCTTCGACCACCGCGTGTTTGCCGCCACGGGCGAGGAAGCGGCCGCCGAACTTGGCGAAGATCGCCGGGTTGCCCATGGCGTATTTCGCGTACTCGTCGGCGTTCGAAACGTCGACGCGGACGACCCAGTAGCCCTTGGCCATGTGTTGCTCCTAGTTGCCGGCGGCGAGTGCAATTTCGGCGACGATGGCGTCGGCCGCGGATTTCGGATCCGCCGCGGCGGTGACCGGCCGGCCGACGACGAGATAGTCGGCGCCGGCCTGGATCGCGGCAGCCGGCGTCGCGATGCGTTTCTGGTCGCCGGCGTCGCTGCCGCTCGGCCGTATCCCGGGGATGACCACTGCCATGTCCGGCCCGACGATGGTGCGCACCGCCGCGGTCTCGGCCGGCGAGGCGACGACGCCGTCCATGCCGGAGAGGCGCGCGTCGGCGGCGCGGAGCGCCACCAGCGACGCCAGCGTGCCGGCATAGCCGGCGTTGGCGAGATCGGATTGGTCCATCGAGGTCAGCACGGTGACGCCGAGCAGCTTCAGCCGCGCCGCGCCGCGCGCGCCGACCGCGGCGCGCATCGCCTGCGGGTAGCCGTGGATGGTGACGAAGGTCATGCCCATCGCCGCGATGCTCTGCACCGCGCCGGCAACGGTGTTGTCGATGTCGAGCAGCTTGACGTCGAGGAACACCTGCTTGCCCATGCGCACCAGCCGCTCGGCAAAGCCGAGGCCGCCGGCAAAGGTGAGCTGCAGCCCGACCTTGTAGAAGGTGACGCTGTCGCCGAGGCGGGCGACCATCGCTTCCGCCTCCGCGACGCTTTTCACGTCGAGGGCGACGATCAGCCGGTCGCGCGCGGGAATCTTCATGGTGCCGGCTTGTCGCGGATCGAGGCGCGAGCGTCAAGCGCTGGCGCCACGGTTGTGCCTCACCTACCATCGCGCGCAATGGGGGACGCCGCCGTGGAAGATTCGGAGACCGCGCCGCGCCGCTGGTGGGCCGCCGGCCTGTTCGCGATCGCGAGCTTCGGCGCCGCCGGCTATCTCTACGTCGGCAGGCCGCGGCGGGCGCTCGTCGCGGCGCTGGTTTTCCTGGCTTTCAGCATCGCCACGACCACCGCGCTTGGCGGCCATCTGGCGCGGCCGGTGGTCTACTTCGCCACGTTCTTGCTGGAGGGCGCGGCCGAGCTGTTCTTCATCGTCGACAGCGCCCGCATCGCGCTCCACGAAACCGAATTCCGGCCGCAACCGTACAATCGGAATTGGGTCTACAGCGCGGTAGTTGCCGGCTTCGTGCTGCTGTCGCTGTTCGTGTTCAAGCCGGCGGTGCGCACGTTCTCGGTCGAGAGCGGATCGATGGCGCCGACGCTCATGGCCGGCGACTACATCCTCGTCGACGGCACCGCCCGCGCGCCCGAGCGCGGCACGCTCATTGCGATGGCGCTGCCGAGCGACCCGAGCATCGCCTATCTCCGCCGCGTCATCGGCCTGCCGGGCGACCGCGTGCAGATGTTGAACGGCGTACTGCAACTGAACGGCGCGCCGGCGACGCTGACCGGGACGGACATGCAGGTGCCGGGCGAGTACGGCACGGTCTACAGCGAGACGTTGCCCGGCGGCGCGACCCACCTTGTTCTCGACGAGCTGCAGAACGGAGTGAGCGACAACACGGCCTTGTTCGAGGTCCCCGCGGGTCGCTACTTCGTGCTCGGCGACAATCGCGATAACGCGCAGGACAGCCGCATGCGCGAAGTCGGCGGCGTCCCGGCCGCGAACATCATCGGCACGGTCGGCGGCATCTACTGGTCGCGCGACAGGTCGCG
The sequence above is drawn from the Bauldia sp. genome and encodes:
- the nth gene encoding endonuclease III — its product is MPVADIATAFRRFKQHSPSPRTELHYRDPFTLLVAVVLSAQATDAGVNKATPALFARADTPAKMAALGEAKIRDLIKTIGLYRTKAKNVARLAQILVAEHGGVVPRTREALEALPGVGRKTANVVLNVAFGEPTIAVDTHIFRVANRTGMAKGDDVRAVEDGLEQRIPKTYLSHAHHWLILHGRYTCVARKPRCPECLIADLCRFADKTPPEAFGFGGPQPLHLPPSPV
- a CDS encoding DUF2244 domain-containing protein — encoded protein: MTSANAPAEPPIYAATLRPHRSLGRRGLFALMAVLSAMSLTVGLIFWSIGAWPVPGFLGLDVLLVYAAFRLSYRQARAAEEIRLSRSALTVRRIAPDGTAAETGLNPYWARFEVDRHPEFGILGMAIAWQGHRLAIGRFLGAGEREKFAREFSAALAKARA
- a CDS encoding methylated-DNA--[protein]-cysteine S-methyltransferase, giving the protein MELAPMSAARLTHPKNVSAALRDEHPSDYAVVSRAIEFISREWRDQPSLEAIAAHVRRKPLTLQKLFTRWAGLSPKGFLQAVTLDHARGLLADSASVLDATYELGLSGPARLHDLFVTHEAMTPGAYKARGEGVTIRYGFHPSPFGTALVMVTDYGLAGLAFADEGGEKAALADMTARWPKATYVEDSAATVAYVRRIFDRQQWKSEQPLRVIMIGTDFEVSVWETLLKLPLGRATTYGDIAAHLGRPTAARAVGAAVGKNPISFVVPCHRVIGKDGGLHGYHWGLTRKRAILGWEAGVLSS
- a CDS encoding 2,3-bisphosphoglycerate-dependent phosphoglycerate mutase — its product is MDRLLVLVRHGQSEWNLKNLFTGWRDVDLTDVGVEEAKTAGRTLKAKGLGFDLTFTSVLKRAQRSLDLMLGELGQANLPGTRDVALNERDYGDLTGLNKDDARKKWGEDQVHIWRRAYAVAPPGGESLRDTGARVWPYYIHAIQPHVLRGERVLIAAHGNSLRALIMALDGLTADEIVKMELATGVPVVYRLNADSTVASKETLA
- the dapB gene encoding 4-hydroxy-tetrahydrodipicolinate reductase, whose protein sequence is MADMRLLVVGAAGRMGRTLVRLLAETPGVTLAGAIERSGAPDIGKDSGELAGIGPNGIAITADALPLFAAAEGVLDFTTPAATVVYAEFAAQARIVHVIGTTGLGPAEEAKIKAAAPHAAIIKSGNMSVGVNLVAGLVRQAAKALGPDFDVEILEMHHRHKVDAPSGTALMLGRAAAEGRGIELDAHSVRGRDGIADARRSGDIGFASLRGGSVVGEHSVIFAGDGETIEITHKAGDRALFARGAIRAALWGRGRKPGLYSMTDVLGL
- a CDS encoding DUF1330 domain-containing protein, whose product is MAKGYWVVRVDVSNADEYAKYAMGNPAIFAKFGGRFLARGGKHAVVEGTGRARNVLIEFPDFETALACFNSAEYKANMKLRAGHATADIVVVEGT
- the pyrF gene encoding orotidine-5'-phosphate decarboxylase yields the protein MKIPARDRLIVALDVKSVAEAEAMVARLGDSVTFYKVGLQLTFAGGLGFAERLVRMGKQVFLDVKLLDIDNTVAGAVQSIAAMGMTFVTIHGYPQAMRAAVGARGAARLKLLGVTVLTSMDQSDLANAGYAGTLASLVALRAADARLSGMDGVVASPAETAAVRTIVGPDMAVVIPGIRPSGSDAGDQKRIATPAAAIQAGADYLVVGRPVTAAADPKSAADAIVAEIALAAGN
- the lepB gene encoding signal peptidase I; amino-acid sequence: MGDAAVEDSETAPRRWWAAGLFAIASFGAAGYLYVGRPRRALVAALVFLAFSIATTTALGGHLARPVVYFATFLLEGAAELFFIVDSARIALHETEFRPQPYNRNWVYSAVVAGFVLLSLFVFKPAVRTFSVESGSMAPTLMAGDYILVDGTARAPERGTLIAMALPSDPSIAYLRRVIGLPGDRVQMLNGVLQLNGAPATLTGTDMQVPGEYGTVYSETLPGGATHLVLDELQNGVSDNTALFEVPAGRYFVLGDNRDNAQDSRMREVGGVPAANIIGTVGGIYWSRDRSRIGTTPE